Below is a window of Oryza brachyantha chromosome 10, ObraRS2, whole genome shotgun sequence DNA.
agaaaagggagggaaaagggaaaaccccacttttgccgagttttaaattaatttgtttggccaaattttatacttctgcaatttgaatttaaatccagttagtcgatttgcgagcctcgatttagttgaattaattccttttagagggatttttcctgagttaattaagccaattgttacttacgaatttctttttacaatttaggcttaggacgaaactctgggtgtgacaCAGGCGGCAttgaggggcggcggcggcccgacGGTGAAGGCGCATCGGCATCGGGGGGCCGTGACTCTAGGGGTGGCGGTGATCCGGCGGCGCAAGCGGCGGGGTGATCCAGGAGGTTGACCGGCGGTGAACACATCTTTCCTCTGTTGCgagaggagaaggaggaggagcaggagagagaagaagaagagatggaGCAAGGGCATTTTAGGTGATAGGAAAAAATATCTATCAGCGTGTGGGGCCAAATGCTCTCAAGGTGTATAAAATGGCATCTTTCTAAGAGAAAaagaattataatggcataacCATATTTACAATTAGTTGAGttgtaatgacatatttctgaaatggtatatttgtaatggcatggatctaattaacctttatttttattgggtTAATTCGTTCCATGCCACTGCAAATATAGTTATCCAGAAAAaatgccattacaattcacCTATTTGGATGGGTGCGACCATAATTTTTCCAAATTGGATTCATGCCACTGCCGTGACTTTTTCCATCCACTCCGTCTTCTCCCCTACTTTCGGCCACCACCGAAGTCGCCTTCCGGCCACCGCCGAAGCCGTCGTCTGGCCACCGCCCGACCaggccaccgccaccggtgTGTCGGGCAAGGCCGCTGCTTCCGCTGTCCAGATCTGGCCGGAagtcggtcgccgccaccatccAAGAGTCACTGTCCGGGAGTACGTCATCATCGTCGGCttccgcccgcccgccgtcggcctccgccccgcccgccgtcTGCCTCCGCACGCCAAGTCCACCCCGTTGGTGGCCTTCGCTCGTCCCGCACGCTCACCGCCAACCTCCCGCCCCGCCCTGCCCCGCCTCATtactcaccgtcgccgctctcCCCGCCGCTCACTGTAGCACACGGTGGCcggcatggatctaatttgGACGAGAGGGAAGAAAATGGAAGGAAGGAGGCAGATGGATGAAAAAAGTCACGGCAgtggcatggatctaatttaGGAAAATAGTGCTGGCGCCAATTGTAATGGCATTTCTCTGAATAGCCATATTTGCAGTGGCATTTCTCTGAATAGGATTGTCAATTGGAACAGACCACACATGGAAGCACTTATAAAAGGCAATGCATAGATCGAGCTTTGAGCTTTCCAAACTAAAggcgaatttttttttttgttcactaCTCTACTTGTGGGTGTGCATACATGCCCTTACTTTCAAAATCTCTAGCTAAACAAAAGTACGACTAGGATACATCTGGAATAACAATCATGCAGTCCTTTGGTATGCAACACCAGGAGTTTAGAGCACTTCAAGTTTGCTATGCTTGCTATGAACAGATGCCATAGCTTGCTGTTCTTGTTGCAATCATCGGATGCGATACCTTTCTGTTCTTCCTATTCTTGCGATAAGTTTAGATACATAACGCGATGATATTGGTTGCATATAAGTTGTTGCCTGAgtcatgtttttaaaaaaatcattttcataCTGATACTTTAATTCTTCGGTTTACATTACTGTGTGCTATAAAGATGGCAGAAAGCATTCATTTGGGCAAATGATGAAGAAAGCATGATAATCTTGTTTGCCTACCAAGACTTCTAAGTGCTGCCGGAAGATTGGCAGGCCTGTGAACACCCTTAAAGTTTGGAGGTTGCTCACGATAAAAATGCAAATTCACTTCGCAGAAATCAAGAGATTTTCAATCAACAAGCAATGGGAGGTGAGTAGATGAGCGCAAAAGAACAAGCAGCGGATTTCACGCTCATCCCGTGTGCCTGTGCataagggtgtaagtgggccggCCCGTCAACCCGTTTATAGAACAATTAAGCGGGTAGCCCGTATAAGTAGGTTCACAGGTCAGCCCACTTACACCCGTATAAGCAGGTTCGCATATGTTTTCTTGCTCCTTGATGATCGAGGAAAAGAGGATAGAATACCCATTTTACAACCGCTCactacaaaaaaataaaatatcaaaataacaaataatataGTTAATGGTTCTGGTTTGTCCTAAATCTGTGACCAGAAACCCTTTCTCTTTTCAATAAAAGGAGAAGATATTAAGCCGTGTGTGTTTTGACATTCAAACAATCGAAGAGAATAAAACTTGGTCCAATAAAAGAACAGGAATGAATTTCTTCAAAGGGATTTGACAAATAACTGTTTCTTATTATTGTTGGTCAAAGAACTTGATGGTTAATtactagtaaaaaatattctattacCAGTAGTTAATGTGGTAGTTAAATAGATCTTAGACatcaaattagaaaaaaataaacggttTAGATTAGCTATTGCTACCACAAAACACTAGGGCATTAGTGTTGGTTCATCAAAACTCCGCCGATAGGGCTAGTGGACACCCTAGCACGCCAAAAAAAACACCTCAACACGGACGAGGGTTCATCTATGCAGGTGATTATAAGATAGACCTGACACACATAGGCTGCATACTCCCTAACTGTGTTATAGACAATACCGACACAAATAGATCCTCCCATGTCCAGCTGTGCCAGGTAGATAGCTATTTTGTGCTTGGTTTTAGTCCAACCTAGCACAAATAAAGACCGACCCGACCTTATCCTCTTTCCTCTTGTGCTACTCTCTCCCCCTCGCTCTTATCCTCTTCGTCTCATggtactctctctctcctcctcttgccCGTGGATCCTATGGCAACCACAGCCTCCCCAGCTCCATGGATCTGGTCCTCTCGGTAACAGTTATATGCATAAAGTTTGTCTTGTGTATGTATGCAATGCATgtattatgatttattataataCTAGCAACTATGTCCGTGCTTCGTTACCGgtcaaaaaattattataattaaataaaccactgaaacatatatgaaactcaataataatgaattaattaagtaacAAAGTGTCAATACAAAGAAGGTTGAACAAATTAAAGAGACGGCTTATATTGCAGAGACCTTTCTTGTTCTTTGCCATTTGATCCTAGGTGACCCTGCCTAACTTGTTGACGGacacctcctcaccgccgtgAATACTAGCGGCATTCTTTCTCAACTTTCTGGCCAGATTGACATTGTCTGCTTTTAACAGTGGGTCTTAGGAACCTGATCCCTCCTGCCCTGTAGGCTCCCGCGCCTCCCCTCTCGGCCAGGTCTTCGGCGACGACCTCGCGCCCCTGCCCGTCTCCACCACCGGACGGCGGATCTAAGAACAAGGTTAGGTTAATAGAAGAGCTAACTACGGGCTGTAAATTCTTTCCATGCCACAGAAAACTAATATAGAGCTAACTTGTACAATAGTTATAcacaaacatatactacatcATCAATGCATGGTCCACATCTCGTAACACACAAACATATGATACATCATCGATGTATGGTCCACTCTTGTACACACATAATGTCTTATAGCTTATGCTGCAGCCCGCTGTGAATTTGTAGCCCGTTTTTCTTCTCGCTTGTTTCCTATCTCCTCCACCTAAACATAGATATAACGCGACAATTTTTAGAAACTGCTTATATCACCTACTGTACTCGCCCTGAGAGAGTTAACCCACATGTACTACAGTGGCACAGTGTCGGTGTCCCATGCGACCGTGTGCTACGTAGGGGCGGGAGGTGCATCTATTGAGAGGggttccttaaaaaaaattaactagagtttattttcactatgtatatatgtatccacttaatttaaattcaagCACTCATAACAGCCTAAATATAATTCAAAacactggaaaataaataagtGACACTTTCATCTATTTCACTCCAGCTCCGCAGTGGTGGCCACAAGTGCGACCGCTGGACTTCAGTGGCGCCCGCGTCTCCTGCAGCGTCGACGAGAGCCTCGACCACATCAACATCCTCCACAGCCATGACATCGAGTCCACCGGCCTTGACCAGGTCTGCGCCAACCCACCTGTTCGACGAATTGCTCCCCCGCTCTGCAACTGCAGCATCCATCTTGGGTGCTTCACCCATGGTTCTGTAACTCTCGTGCTATGTGTCCTCAGATTTTGAATCTGGAAGATCAAGGAGTGCAGCACGGCGTGGTTTCCTGCCTGATTCCTCGAATATTGTAGTTGGAAGTAGATCGTAGTTCGATTACACAAGGGAATCATAGTGTTCTGTGACTAATAATAGCTAATaaagccggccggccggcgctcACCGGTACGTGGAGGAGGAAATAGGGCAAAAGCAGTGGCTGTGGCATTGGTGATTTGTTATAGGGTCTGCTTTGCTTCAACAGGAAGACTCAGACGTTGGGCCTCCTTCTACCCTTTAGTGGACCTTATGTTGCACTTGGCCCAACAAAATTATTTCCAACCTCTCGATTTTGATTCAACGGTGAAAGTATTTGCTCTTATTAAAATACTAGAGCACTTAGGCCCAGGGGCTATAACGGACATAGGACCCATGACGTATCAAAAACATATCTGTTTTTTATGTAGTAATAAAAGTTGTCAAAATCTTGGTCGTGGTCGATGATTTTGTGAATGTTGTTTCTTGTGACTTGTTcttggatgatttttttttttatgttcgtCCTTGTGACTTGTTCTTTCTTGTTACTGATGTTGGTTGAGCTAAATGCATCGGCTCGAATGAGCCAATCCATCAGCGGCTGTTGTTTTTTACGTTTATAAACTCATATGTGTTGGGTTTGAACAACAGCAGTAATGACTATGTCTCATTAGTGTTAGTGATTTAGTATCGGGTCCAAACCAACACCAATGAACTTTGGACCCGAGAAGGATGACCCGAGCATTGTAAAACGTACATGTAAAGTTAGTGactcctaaaattttagggCTGATTTGGTTTTTGGCCTTATCAGAGCGCAAAAAAACATGATGGGTCATTagcaaattattaattaggtactctatccgtttcatattggaAGACTTTTCGGGTTTATccagattcatccatatatccatgtatattattttctatatgtgtctagatacATTAGCACACATACGAATCCAGGTAATGCTAGAagagaaatatttattaatttatatatagattttgtGCATAAACTGTACCGTATTTAGCCATCCGGGAAATGTGCTGATGAAAAACAATGGCAGCTAAGCCAAATGTCTGGATCGAACGGGGCTTAAAAGACTTCTGCAAaagattttattatttttccttctAAAAATCTGTCTTCTCCGATCTTAATAATTCATCAATAAAATTGCAAGCTCACAGTGGTTTTTTTTCAGCAAAAATGTATGTTACAATTAAGTTACCCTAAATGGAGAAATTTGCCACATGAGAAAGCAATAATAAGAAAAGTTTCTCccgtttaaaaaaatacaagcaaAGAACAttcacaaaagaaataaaaaggtgTGACACAAATAGCtatcataaattaattgaaGAGAGTTACCGATGCCATTAATTAGCCTCTGCCGACAGTCCATGAGCCCTGCTCACCAGGTAACCATCACTTGCTACTCCAAAAGACAAAAATGTGTGCCCACCCTGCTGGCCACATGCTTCTTGTTTAATTTCACTTGCAATTATGGCCAAGATATCCCCAATTGATTCCCATATCTTCTCTTGATGCCAATATGCCATTGAAAAAATCTTCAAAGCTAAGTCCACTCAAGTTTCTATCAATGAGATGTATGCACACCACTAATAATTGCCTTTAAAAACCCAAATTGCACCATTGCATTGAACAAGAACCACATAAAATCTCATCAATTCACTAGTGCTAAAATGAAATAATGTTAGTTTAGGAGCGTGAATTCTAAACTCTCGAGGGGACATCACCTCATCGGCTTCTCGTCTATtacatgctatctaaataattatcaaaaaataagaagaaaattatgaagatagattagtATGGGATATAttactacacaaacatgcaagttaaaatatgacttctacaattcataacaaaaataacaaattaaactgtgAATAGTATACACATTctcacaatcatatatttgttatttttgctatgattgtagaagtcataatttagcttgcatgtttgtgtgatgatatatcacatattaatctatctgcacaaatttttttatattttttgataactatttaaataacatacAATATACGAAGTAATGTCTCCTCGGGAGCATAAAACAGTTTCGCTTAGTTTAGCTTAGATATTTTGTTCCTCCACATCCAAATCCATCCACACGGGTAGCTTTCGCTCATGTCCCCATCCTGTCTccatcttctctcttcttctatAAGGACGGCTTGTATCCTCCTCATCCTATGCACCGCTGCTCGTGAATTCTGAGCTCTCGACCCTGCAAGAACTTAGAGTCACAAGGTTGCTCAATGGCTGAGGAAAGCAAGTCCGGCTCTGGCTCCGGCGACCTGCTGTCGAGCGGCAAGGTGGTGGCGCAGGCGACCATGTCGGCGTTCCAGCAGAAGAGCGTGGAGGGCGTCGACAAGAAggaggtcgccggcgccgcggcggaccTGCTGCACTCCGCGTCCACCTACGGCAAGCTCGAGGACAAGCCCGTCGGGCAGTACATCGAACAGGCGGAAGGGTACCTCAAGAGTTTCAGctccggtggcgcggcggcgccgccaccgccagccgGGGAGGCCGCGCCGaagcccgcggcggcggaggagcctGCAGCGCCGCCTGCTGAGAAGGAAGGCAGCAAGGCACCGGCGTCGGAAGGGTTCGGGCTCGACGACGTCATGAAGGGCGCCGAGTCGCTGATGGAGAAGAAgggtggaggggaggagagcgccgggagcggcggcggcgccggcgggctgTTCAAAATGGCGCAGGGTTTCATGAAGTAGAGGCGGCTCTGCTGCACCGATAGCttagctgcatgcatgtatgcgtGTTTATGCTTTAATTGGCTTGTTAACTGCTGATATGTGTACTCTGTGTGCTTAATTTGTAAATGTCTCTGAGCTTTCTGTTTGCTTGTATGGTGAATAATGCCATTCTATGCTGGATCTGTGGTGTATATGTTCTCTGAAATGTAAAAATAAGAAACGGCAGACTTCCTGTGTAAAATATCTTGTTTTTGTTCCTGAAAAAACTAGTTCGAAAAAGAAACTCTCTTACCAATTCGTTGGTTACTGGAAATTATTTGTTCATGGGCAGAGAGACACATTGTGtaagaagaaaattttcagtatttgtttaaataatgGATAGGAATTTGGCTTCTACATCCACATGTTTATATGCCAagctaaaattataaattaaatgagaGTTTAGTTTGGATGCAAGCTACATCGAGGCTCTGATTTGACGATACCCATGTCATCGTTGCCGAGCTTGCCGCCATGCGACACAGCAGCTCCGACTGCACGGTTGGAGGAAAACTAGACCTAGTAAGCACCAGCACCCTTGGAGGAAAACTGCAACGCGTTATCGTTGCCAAGCCTCGCCACACACCCAACTGCAAGATAGCTCCGACTCCACCTAACAGCAACCAAACTCGAGTGCTGATCGTTCACTAGGGATAGGGAGGGGCTAGGGCAGCAAGAACCTCGTCAAACAACCTAGGCTACCTGAATGACGCAAGGGAGGCAGAAGACTGACACTGCATAGGTAAGTTTCTCCTAAGACGGTACCCCCAAGGTGGATGCAACATGAACGCTGCCACTGCTCGTCCAAAGATGACAAGGTTTTCACCCGGAGAAGAGACTGGTGGACAGACGCTAAAACGACACCTCCAAGGAGGGTAACGGTGCCTAAGGCGTCGTCATCGTCAGGTCGGTTACCGACCATGGCTTCCGCCAGCGAGTTCCACCCAGCCGTAAACCATTACCCGCACACCCCCGGTCATTGCCAGCCACTCACGATGTCCCAGTACCCCGCATCCGCGCGCCATCACCGTCAAAGCCGGCAAAGGCGGCCACAGCCCCTAGCCGTTGGGCGACGTCCAGCGTCGTCCCCAGCTAGCGTCGTCATCAGATCTACTACCGAAGCGAATCTGCATAGCCTCCGGCGGCGTTGGCAGTGCTCCTCCCGGCAGCACCGCCGTTTTGGTCCCCTCCGTCACACGCCGCCGAAAAGCCGTCTCCAGGCCCTGCGAGCCGCTAGGCGCCGTCGCGAGCCACCGCGCGCCACGACGAGGCTGCGCGCCGCTGGGCATCGCCGCGGGCCACACGCCGCTGGCCGTCACGAGGCTGCGTGCCGCCGCAAGCCATCGCTCAGAACGAGCCTTCGtgcgccggtcgccgccgcccgtcgtgAGCCTGCCAGCCCGTCGCGAGGCCGCGCACCGCCGCCAGCCGTCGTGAGACCGCAtgccgccgccagccgtcacgaggccgcgcgccgccgcccgacaCGAGCCTCCGCGCGCATTCGCGCCAGTTGCCGCCACCCGCCATGAGCCTGCCCGCCTATCGGCGTCGTCGTTCGCTGCTGCCGACCTACACTGCACGCCCTTCGTTGTGGACGCTCTGGTTCCCCCTGCCGGGCGCCTGTGGAGGAGGTAGagagcctcgccgccgccgtcattgCGGCCGGCCAGCTTGCCGGCGGCCActcgggcgacggcgaggaaggGAGAGGATGGAAGGGGCAGCGGCGGGGAGGATTTGGTCGCCCCTGCCGCCCGAGGGTTCGGGCAGCAAGGGTCTTTGGGTGGTTGTTGTAGAGTTGCGGTGCAGCTCATGTGCTGTGAGTCGTTCCGGCCatgagtttttcttttctgtaacCCGTCTAGGGTTTTTACTCCTTAATAA
It encodes the following:
- the LOC102701481 gene encoding nodulin-related protein 1-like: MAEESKSGSGSGDLLSSGKVVAQATMSAFQQKSVEGVDKKEVAGAAADLLHSASTYGKLEDKPVGQYIEQAEGYLKSFSSGGAAAPPPPAGEAAPKPAAAEEPAAPPAEKEGSKAPASEGFGLDDVMKGAESLMEKKGGGEESAGSGGGAGGLFKMAQGFMK